A single region of the Physeter macrocephalus isolate SW-GA unplaced genomic scaffold, ASM283717v5 random_210, whole genome shotgun sequence genome encodes:
- the ABCB9 gene encoding ABC-type oligopeptide transporter ABCB9, which produces MQLWKAVVVTLAFMSLDVGMTTAIYVLSHLDRSLLEDIRHFNIFDSVLDLWAACLYRSCLLLGATIGVAKNSALGPRRLRASWTVIALVCLFAGIYTMVKLLLFSEVRKPVRDPWFWALFVWTYVSLAASFLLWWLLSTVQPDAKALERGAAAEAEGLPGEDRPAPEQASGATLQKLLSYTKPDIAFLVAASFFLIMAALGETFLPYYTGRAIDGIVIQKSMEQFSTAVIVMCVLAIGSSFAAGIRGGIFTLVFARLNIRLRNRLFRSLVSQETSFFDENRTGDLISRLTSDTTMVSDLVSQNINIFLRNTVKVTGVVVFMFSLSWQLSLVTFMGFPIIMMVSDIYGKYYKRLSKEVQNALARASSTAEETISAMKTVRSFANEEEEAEVYSRKLQQVYKLNRKEAAAYMYYVWGSGLTLLVVQVSILYYGGHLVISGQMTSGNLISFIIYEFVLGDCMESVGSVYSGLMQGVGAAEKVFEFIDRQPTMVHDGNLAPDHLEGRVDFENVTFTYRTRPHTQVLQNVSFSLSPGKVTALVGPSGSGKSSCVNILENFYPLEGGRVLLDGKPISAYDHKYLHRVISLVSQEPVLFARSITDNISYGLPTVPFEVVVEAAQKANAHGFIMELQDGYNTETGEKGAQLSGGQKQRVAMARALVRNPPVLILDEATSALDAESEYLIQQAIHGNLQKHTVLIIAHRLSTVERAHLIVVLDKGRVVQQGTHQQLLAQGGLYARLVQRQMLGLEPASDCTAGHREPPGDGSHKA; this is translated from the exons ATGCAGCTGTGGAAGGCAGTGGTGGTGACCCTGGCCTTCATGAGCTTGGACGTCGGCATGACCACGGCCATCTACGTCCTCAGCCACCTGGACCGCAGCCTGCTGGAGGACATCCGGCACTTCAACATCTTTGACTCGGTGCTGGACCTCTGGGCGGCCTGCCTGTACCGCAGCTGCCTGCTGCTGGGGGCCACCATCGGCGTGGCCAAGAACAGCGCCCTGGGGCCCCGGCGGCTGCGGGCCTCGTGGACGGTCATCGCCCTCGTGTGCCTCTTCGCGGGCATCTACACCATGGTGAAGCTGCTGCTCTTCTCTGAGGTACGCAAGCCGGTCCGGGACCCATGGTTCTGGGCCCTCTTCGTGTGGACCTACGTCTCACTCGCTGCATCCTTCCTGCTTTGGTGGCTGCTGTCCACAGTGCAGCCGGACGCCAAGGCCCTCGAGCGGGGGGCAGCGGCCGAGGCCGAGGGCCTCCCAGGGGAGGACCGGCCCGCGCCCGAGCAGGCCTCCGGGGCCACGCTGCAGAAGCTGCTGTCCTACACCAAGCCCGACATCGCCTTCCTCGTGGCCGCCTCCTTCTTCCTCATCATGGCAGCACTGG GAGAGACCTTCCTCCCCTACTACACGGGCCGGGCCATCGATGGCATCGTCATCCAGAAGAGCATGGAGCAGTTCAGCACGGCCGTCATCGTCATGTGTGTGCTGGCCATCGGCAG CTCATTTGCCGCAGGTATTCGGGGCGGCATTTTTACCCTCGTATTTGCCAGACTGAACATTCGCCTTCGGAACCGTCTCTTCCGCTCGCTGGTATCTCAGGAGACGAGCTTCTTTGACGAGAATCGCACAG GGGACCTCATCTCCCGCCTCACCTCGGACACCACCATGGTCAGCGACCTGGTCTCCCAGAACATCAACATCTTCCTGCGGAACACGGTCAAGGTCACGGGCGTGGTGGTCTTCATGTTCAGCCTCTCCTGGCAGCTCTCCTTGGTCACCTTCATGGGCTTCCCCATCATCATGATGGTGTCTGACATCTACGGCAAGTACTACAAG AGGCTCTCCAAAGAGGTCCAGAATGCCCTGGCCAGAGCCAGCAGCACGGCCGAGGAGACCATCAGTGCCATGAAGACAGTCCGGAGCTTTGCCAACGAAGAGGAGGAGGCGGAGGTGTACTCACGGAAGCTGCAGCAGGTCTACAAGCTGAACAGGAAGGAGGCTGCAGCCTACATGTACTACGTCTGGGGCAGCGGG CTCACGCTGCTGGTGGTCCAGGTCAGTATCCTCTACTACGGGGGCCACCTCGTCATCTCAGGGCAGATGACCAGCGGCAACCTCATCTCCTTCATTATCTACGAGTTTGTCCTGGGAGATTGTATGGAG TCCGTGGGCTCCGTCTACAGCGGCCTGATGCAAGGAGTGGGGGCCGCGGAGAAGGTGTTCGAGTTCATTGACCGGCAGCCAACCATGGTGCATGATGGGAACTTGGCCCCCGACCACCTGGAGGGCCGGGTGGACTTTGAGAACGTGACCTTCACCTACCGCACTCGGCCCCACACCCAAGTCTTGCAG AATGTCTCCTTCAGCCTGTCCCCAGGAAAGGTGACAGCGCTCGTGGGGCCGTCGGGCAGTGGGAAGAGCTCCTGCGTCAACATCCTGGAGAACTTCTACCCCCTGGAAGGGGGTCGTGTGCTGCTGGATGGGAAGCCCATCAGCGCCTATGACCACAAGTACTTGCACCGAGTG ATCTCCCTGGTGAGCCAGGAGCCAGTGCTGTTCGCGCGCTCCATCACAGACAACATCTCCTACGGCCTGCCCACCGTGCCCTTCGAGGTGGTGGTGGAGGCCGCACAGAAGGCAAATGCCCACGGCTTCATCATGGAACTCCAGGATGGCTACAATACAG AGACGGGGGAGAAGGGTGCCCAGCTGTCGGGCGGCCAGAAGCAGCGGGTGGCCATGGCCCGGGCTCTGGTGCGGAACCCACCCGTGCTCATCCTGGATGAAGCCACCAGCGCCCTGGATGCAGAGAGCGAGTACCTG ATCCAGCAGGCCATCCACGGCAACCTGCAGAAGCACACCGTGCTCATCATCGCGCACCGGCTGAGCACGGTGGAGCGGGCGCACCTCATCGTGGTGCTGGACAAGGGCCGCGTGGTGCAGCAGGGCACACACCAGCAGCTGCTGGCCCAGGGCGGCCTCTACGCCAGGCTGGTGCAGCGGCAGATGCTGGGGCTCGAGCCCGCCTCGGACTGCACAGCCGGCCACAGGGAGCCGCCGGGCGACGGCAGTCACAAGGCCTGA